A region from the Deltaproteobacteria bacterium genome encodes:
- a CDS encoding ABC transporter substrate-binding protein, whose translation MEQVMQSKKIIKLCLSLVLGLLIARGDLYAQSALERINAIYASLAGDHAALYVAQELGLFRKYGLDVNLSYTAGAAQVIQTMMAGENQIATAGGSGVVDADFGGADLVAVAGMVNIPAFYIVVQPEIKSIQDLRGKPVGITRFGSSTDFTMRYILKKAGLEPDKDVPLLQMGDQPELAAGIEARRIFAAPMTPPALQKTLKAGARIQIPPKTIGLSFPHVGIVVRKSYLAAHRQIVKNFIAGYSEGVAMLQKDIEGSKKALAKFLHTDDAEILEASWQFGVDVIERIPNLDPEMFKLVLEDRAQTRPEAKKYKPEQFFDDSVVKELEKEGFFKKIFAR comes from the coding sequence ATGGAGCAAGTTATGCAGTCAAAAAAAATCATCAAGCTCTGTTTGTCATTAGTTCTCGGTCTACTGATCGCGCGGGGCGATCTCTACGCGCAGTCCGCGCTGGAGCGGATCAATGCGATCTATGCGTCGTTGGCCGGCGATCATGCCGCGCTTTACGTCGCGCAGGAGTTGGGCCTGTTCCGTAAATATGGGCTCGATGTGAATCTCAGTTACACTGCGGGCGCAGCGCAGGTGATCCAGACCATGATGGCGGGAGAGAATCAGATCGCGACAGCAGGAGGCAGCGGAGTGGTCGACGCCGATTTCGGCGGCGCGGATCTGGTCGCGGTGGCGGGCATGGTCAACATTCCCGCCTTCTACATTGTAGTTCAACCGGAGATAAAATCGATTCAAGATTTGCGCGGCAAACCGGTAGGCATCACCCGCTTCGGCTCGTCCACTGATTTTACGATGCGCTATATTTTGAAGAAGGCCGGCCTTGAGCCCGACAAAGATGTGCCGCTGTTACAAATGGGTGACCAGCCGGAGCTCGCTGCGGGCATCGAAGCGCGGCGGATCTTTGCCGCGCCGATGACGCCGCCGGCGCTACAAAAGACGCTCAAAGCGGGAGCGAGAATTCAGATTCCGCCGAAAACCATCGGTCTCAGCTTTCCCCACGTCGGCATCGTCGTGCGCAAATCTTATCTCGCCGCGCACCGCCAGATCGTCAAGAATTTCATCGCCGGCTATTCCGAAGGCGTCGCCATGCTGCAAAAGGACATAGAGGGCAGCAAGAAAGCGCTCGCCAAGTTTCTCCACACCGACGACGCCGAAATTCTCGAAGCGAGTTGGCAGTTCGGCGTCGACGTGATCGAACGCATCCCCAATCTCGATCCCGAAATGTTCAAGCTCGTCCTCGAAGACCGCGCCCAAACCCGACCGGAAGCGAAAAAATATAAACCGGAGCAGTTTTTCGACGACAGTGTGGTGAAGGAGCTGGAGAAGGAAGGGTTTTTCAAGAAGATATTTGCGCGGTGA
- a CDS encoding VOC family protein: MARIGHIALLTKDTEKLAEFYKSSFGLNEVARSGEPTENGSAIYLSDGHINLAILPARNRREGIFHFGMQVEDVKGAVSTAKGNGATGGTDKLPKDGRFAETFILDPVGTRVDLSPGWKV, encoded by the coding sequence ATGGCACGCATAGGACATATCGCATTACTGACCAAGGACACTGAGAAACTGGCGGAGTTTTATAAGTCCTCTTTCGGTCTCAACGAGGTCGCGCGCAGCGGCGAGCCGACGGAGAACGGCTCGGCGATTTATCTTTCCGACGGCCATATCAATTTGGCGATCCTGCCGGCGCGCAACCGGCGCGAGGGGATTTTTCACTTCGGCATGCAAGTGGAAGACGTCAAGGGCGCGGTTAGCACCGCCAAAGGCAACGGTGCTACCGGCGGCACGGACAAGCTGCCTAAGGACGGACGCTTCGCCGAAACCTTTATTCTCGATCCGGTGGGCACGCGGGTGGATCTATCGCCGGGCTGGAAAGTTTGA
- a CDS encoding CoA transferase, whose product MATPSGPLTGYRVLDLGGPLSLHCTKLLADMGADVIKVEPPAGDESRRMPPFKNDSPHAETSLYFLHFNTNKRGITLDVEKPDGRAILLELCKKADVIIETYRPSRAKELRLTYQDLSAVNPALVVASITPFGQSGPWKDYKANDMAGIALGNLLYLAGEPGEPPLQPPGEIAYGMASTYGAFGIAVALYHRLDSGKGQHIDVSMHECGGHIAGYFIPNFGYTGDKPARASRKGEETDLYDPYKTKNGYARIFIIPVEQWRRLVDWMGKPASISGPDFEKMAYRRKHPEIVVGAIAEFCARYTKEELYEEGQKRRIAVTPINTAGEFIEMEQTKARGLFVDMEHPVIGKYKQFGVVPRLMDSPGAIHRTAPLLGEHNKEILSGELAMTNDDLVALRAEGVI is encoded by the coding sequence ATGGCAACTCCATCAGGACCGCTAACCGGTTATCGTGTGCTCGATTTGGGCGGACCGCTAAGCCTGCACTGCACCAAACTGCTCGCCGACATGGGCGCCGACGTGATCAAAGTCGAGCCGCCTGCGGGCGACGAATCGCGCCGCATGCCGCCGTTCAAAAACGACTCGCCGCACGCCGAAACCAGTCTCTACTTCCTGCACTTCAACACTAACAAGCGCGGCATCACGCTTGACGTCGAGAAACCCGACGGCCGGGCGATCCTGCTCGAACTGTGCAAGAAGGCCGATGTCATCATTGAAACCTATCGGCCGTCGCGCGCCAAAGAGCTGCGTTTGACCTATCAAGATTTGAGCGCGGTCAACCCGGCGTTAGTCGTCGCATCGATCACGCCCTTCGGCCAAAGCGGTCCGTGGAAAGATTACAAAGCCAATGACATGGCCGGTATCGCGCTCGGCAACTTGCTTTATCTCGCCGGTGAACCGGGCGAGCCGCCGTTGCAGCCGCCGGGAGAAATCGCCTATGGCATGGCGTCGACCTACGGCGCCTTCGGCATCGCCGTGGCGCTCTATCACCGGCTCGACAGCGGCAAAGGCCAGCACATCGACGTGTCCATGCACGAATGCGGCGGCCACATCGCCGGCTACTTCATTCCCAACTTCGGTTACACCGGCGACAAACCGGCGCGCGCTTCGCGTAAGGGCGAAGAGACCGATCTTTACGATCCTTACAAAACTAAAAATGGTTACGCCCGTATCTTCATCATTCCCGTCGAGCAATGGCGCCGCTTAGTCGACTGGATGGGCAAGCCAGCGTCGATCTCCGGACCGGACTTCGAAAAAATGGCGTACCGGCGCAAACATCCCGAGATCGTCGTCGGCGCCATCGCCGAATTCTGCGCCCGCTACACCAAGGAAGAACTTTACGAAGAAGGCCAGAAGCGGCGCATCGCCGTGACGCCGATCAACACCGCCGGCGAATTTATCGAAATGGAACAGACCAAAGCCCGCGGCCTGTTCGTCGACATGGAACATCCGGTGATCGGCAAGTACAAGCAGTTTGGCGTCGTGCCGCGCCTGATGGATTCTCCCGGCGCCATCCACCGCACCGCGCCGCTGCTCGGCGAGCATAATAAAGAAATTCTCAGCGGCGAGCTGGCAATGACCAACGACGACCTGGTCGCGCTGCGCGCCGAAGGCGTGATCTGA
- a CDS encoding enoyl-CoA hydratase/isomerase family protein: MAEPGPLCIYEKRDPHIAIIKLNRPEKKNSISRDLYWALDAAWHKAKEDDDVWSIILTGSADSFCSGGDLKENIAFARGEMTGPRSGPRGYSSLRPLQMHKPIIAAINGYAVGGGFSLALSCHIRYCVPASKFGCSEVRWSHLAAWPSYVAQLPSGWAYWFALSGQMIDADTAFRLGLVQKVCAPEKLLDDCIELATTINRNGRLIAQHTIEFIEDKFLYEIQGWEKGFEVHREFYAHLRNSKDYDEGSAAFAERRKPEFAAEYYNEKTKLPGVPEPVKK; the protein is encoded by the coding sequence ATGGCAGAACCAGGACCCCTATGTATTTACGAGAAGCGCGATCCGCATATCGCGATCATCAAGCTCAACCGCCCGGAGAAGAAAAACTCGATCAGCCGCGATCTCTACTGGGCCCTCGATGCGGCGTGGCACAAGGCCAAGGAGGATGACGACGTTTGGTCGATCATTCTGACCGGCAGTGCCGACTCTTTTTGCTCCGGCGGCGATTTGAAAGAGAACATCGCCTTTGCCCGCGGCGAAATGACCGGGCCGCGCTCCGGCCCGCGCGGCTATTCCAGCCTGCGCCCGCTGCAAATGCACAAGCCGATCATCGCCGCCATCAACGGCTACGCGGTCGGCGGCGGCTTTAGTTTGGCGCTCTCCTGCCATATCCGTTACTGCGTGCCGGCATCGAAATTTGGCTGCTCCGAAGTGCGCTGGTCCCATCTCGCCGCCTGGCCGAGCTATGTCGCCCAACTGCCCAGCGGTTGGGCCTACTGGTTCGCTCTCAGCGGCCAGATGATCGACGCCGACACGGCGTTTCGTCTTGGGTTAGTGCAAAAAGTTTGCGCGCCAGAAAAACTGCTCGACGACTGCATCGAACTGGCGACCACGATCAACCGCAACGGCCGGCTGATCGCCCAACACACCATCGAGTTCATCGAAGACAAATTTCTCTACGAGATCCAGGGCTGGGAAAAGGGCTTCGAAGTGCACCGCGAATTCTACGCCCATCTGCGCAACAGCAAAGACTACGACGAAGGCTCAGCCGCCTTCGCCGAACGGCGCAAACCGGAGTTCGCGGCGGAGTATTATAACGAGAAAACCAAACTGCCCGGCGTGCCCGAGCCGGTTAAGAAGTAG
- a CDS encoding extracellular solute-binding protein: MMRKWQLMLAWAFLLGCVCFSPWTSVAAEWKDKAEAEGRLVFYTTANASDSKALTDSFKKIYPKVDVQFERTTDSQMMEKILIESRAGKPLWDVVSTTGFYGYLLKKRGLLAAYDSPERKFFRDGFKDPQGFWTSNYTTYGVFGFNTRLVSKANIPRTHEDLLKPAWKGQVGIESRAYEWFTATISGMGKEKGLSFMRALAAQQPNLRGGRTLLAQLVAAGEFNGTLTSYMHNFDSLKAGGAPVEWVPLAPSFANLHPVGLSAKSPHPNAGKLFIDFMLSRRGQEVVRGLKRIPDRSDTPPDPPTLLQGVTPAFTAPEIYDDFDRYIKLYQEIFGVK; the protein is encoded by the coding sequence GTGATGAGAAAATGGCAGTTGATGCTGGCCTGGGCGTTTCTACTTGGCTGCGTATGCTTTTCACCTTGGACTTCAGTCGCCGCGGAGTGGAAGGATAAAGCGGAAGCGGAGGGCAGGTTAGTTTTCTATACCACCGCCAACGCTTCGGACAGCAAAGCACTGACCGATAGTTTCAAGAAAATATATCCCAAGGTCGACGTCCAGTTTGAGCGCACGACCGATTCCCAGATGATGGAGAAGATTCTGATCGAATCGCGGGCGGGGAAGCCGCTTTGGGATGTAGTTTCGACGACCGGGTTTTATGGTTATCTACTCAAGAAACGGGGGTTGCTGGCTGCGTACGACTCGCCGGAGCGGAAATTCTTTCGCGATGGTTTCAAAGATCCTCAGGGTTTTTGGACTTCCAACTATACCACCTACGGCGTTTTTGGTTTTAACACTAGGCTTGTCTCCAAGGCGAACATTCCGCGAACGCATGAAGATCTGCTCAAGCCGGCGTGGAAAGGACAAGTCGGCATCGAAAGCCGCGCCTATGAATGGTTCACCGCGACGATCAGCGGGATGGGAAAAGAGAAAGGGTTGAGCTTCATGCGCGCGTTGGCGGCGCAACAGCCCAACCTGCGCGGCGGTCGAACGCTGTTGGCCCAACTGGTTGCCGCCGGCGAGTTCAACGGCACGCTCACTTCGTATATGCACAACTTCGACTCTCTCAAGGCCGGCGGCGCGCCGGTGGAGTGGGTGCCGCTGGCGCCGTCGTTCGCGAATCTCCATCCCGTGGGACTGTCCGCGAAGTCGCCCCATCCGAACGCGGGGAAGCTGTTCATCGATTTCATGCTGTCGCGGCGCGGCCAAGAGGTTGTGCGCGGGCTCAAACGAATTCCCGATCGCAGCGACACTCCGCCCGATCCGCCGACGTTGTTGCAAGGCGTGACGCCGGCGTTTACCGCGCCGGAAATTTACGACGACTTCGATCGCTATATCAAACTCTATCAGGAAATTTTCGGCGTGAAGTGA
- a CDS encoding VOC family protein: MSIKLNHTIVPAKDKDAAASLFAKIFGLNYDGPKGHFAPVRVNDELTLDFDDAESFEPHHYAFHVSDEEFDAIFQRIQDAGLTWGSEPRSPTNRQLNTRKGGRGVYFHGPDGHLLELLTRA; encoded by the coding sequence ATGTCGATCAAGCTGAATCACACGATTGTGCCGGCCAAGGACAAAGATGCCGCGGCGAGTTTGTTCGCGAAGATTTTTGGTCTCAACTACGACGGACCTAAGGGACACTTCGCGCCGGTGCGGGTTAACGATGAGCTGACACTCGACTTCGATGACGCCGAGTCGTTCGAACCGCATCACTATGCGTTTCATGTCAGCGACGAAGAATTCGATGCGATCTTTCAGCGTATCCAGGACGCCGGCCTTACATGGGGTAGCGAGCCGCGCAGTCCGACGAATCGCCAGTTGAATACGCGCAAGGGCGGACGCGGCGTTTACTTTCACGGCCCCGACGGCCACTTGCTCGAACTGCTCACGCGCGCGTAG
- a CDS encoding sterol desaturase family protein encodes MESRQILVVVVMSITLVLMLSVEHKRPARQFQFYRGWLWIGLGVMLVFIIVAQLWSLVVPGKWLREHRLLNGEAWGVIGGIVIWFPVNTFITYWYHRSQHQFNMLWRMVHQLHHGVARVDIPSALVAHPLDVICSTTSSILVTAFLLGLDPRAVVVTGVFQFFMTLFPHWNVDTPKWAGYFIQRPEEHILHHQRGVHAGNYSDWPFWDKVFGTYRAPVSEPVTISFDRARFADQLKMLAFVDVNSVEYLNGSFEEDAPKRTSLNFP; translated from the coding sequence ATGGAGTCGCGGCAAATTCTCGTGGTGGTGGTCATGTCCATCACGTTGGTTCTCATGCTGAGCGTCGAACACAAGCGGCCGGCGCGGCAGTTTCAGTTTTATCGTGGTTGGTTGTGGATCGGTCTCGGTGTCATGTTAGTTTTTATCATCGTGGCTCAGCTCTGGTCGCTGGTTGTTCCTGGAAAGTGGTTGCGCGAGCATCGATTGCTGAATGGCGAAGCTTGGGGTGTGATTGGCGGTATCGTGATTTGGTTTCCGGTGAATACCTTCATCACTTACTGGTATCACCGCAGCCAGCACCAGTTTAATATGCTCTGGCGCATGGTCCATCAGCTGCATCATGGCGTGGCGCGGGTCGATATCCCGAGCGCGCTGGTGGCGCATCCGCTGGATGTAATTTGTTCCACAACGTCGAGTATTCTCGTCACGGCATTCCTGCTCGGTCTTGATCCGCGCGCGGTCGTCGTTACCGGCGTGTTTCAGTTCTTCATGACCTTATTCCCGCACTGGAATGTGGACACGCCGAAATGGGCCGGCTACTTTATCCAACGGCCCGAAGAACACATCTTGCACCATCAACGCGGGGTCCACGCCGGCAACTATTCCGACTGGCCGTTTTGGGACAAAGTCTTTGGCACTTACCGCGCACCGGTCAGCGAGCCGGTCACGATCAGTTTCGATCGCGCGAGGTTTGCCGATCAGTTAAAGATGCTCGCTTTCGTGGACGTGAACTCGGTGGAATACCTCAACGGATCGTTTGAGGAAGATGCGCCGAAACGAACGTCATTAAACTTTCCGTAG
- a CDS encoding CoA transferase, giving the protein MSQLPLEGIRVIELTTGAAGPTVARVLCEFGAEVIRCETRLRGDGHRGEDPKLWNKKPDFMKLQRGKKSFTVNMSTPKGRELVKELAKKSDVLVENFGLGILEKWGLNWPDLQLINPNIILIRVKGMGCTGPHAADLTYGPNVGNTMATTYLWNYPGATTATAEPRTQHPDFMGGVTGAFGVVLALIQRKKTGRGQWIDSAQQEIGASLLGPKYLEYTVNKREPQPEGNRSLVAAPYGPYQCKGDDRWCVISVYNDDEWQRFAALLEKSGLKRDAKFATHLDRVRHKDELDKWVTSWTLKHDPYEIMELVQGVDVCAAVVQDVEDQFKNDKQYAATGFLVNMTEPEAGDVVTENVPMRMSLTPGRVRGVAPLMGEHTHEIARNLLGLSDDEIKKLDDEKVLY; this is encoded by the coding sequence ATGTCGCAACTACCTTTAGAAGGCATCCGCGTTATCGAGCTTACCACCGGCGCCGCCGGCCCCACGGTCGCCCGCGTGTTGTGTGAATTCGGCGCGGAAGTGATCCGCTGCGAAACTCGGCTGCGCGGCGACGGCCATCGCGGCGAAGATCCCAAGCTGTGGAACAAGAAGCCCGACTTCATGAAACTCCAGCGCGGCAAGAAGTCTTTCACGGTCAACATGTCGACGCCCAAAGGCCGCGAACTGGTTAAAGAGTTGGCGAAAAAGTCCGACGTGCTGGTGGAAAACTTCGGCCTCGGCATTCTCGAAAAGTGGGGTCTCAACTGGCCCGATCTACAGCTGATCAATCCGAACATTATTTTGATCCGCGTCAAAGGCATGGGCTGCACCGGTCCCCACGCCGCCGATCTCACCTACGGTCCCAACGTCGGCAACACCATGGCGACAACTTATTTATGGAATTATCCCGGCGCGACCACGGCTACCGCGGAGCCGCGCACGCAGCATCCCGATTTCATGGGCGGCGTCACCGGCGCCTTCGGCGTGGTGCTCGCGCTGATTCAGCGCAAAAAAACCGGCCGCGGCCAGTGGATCGACAGCGCCCAGCAGGAAATCGGCGCATCGTTGCTCGGACCGAAGTATCTCGAATACACCGTCAACAAACGCGAGCCGCAACCGGAAGGCAACCGCAGCTTAGTCGCCGCGCCCTACGGACCCTACCAATGCAAAGGCGACGACCGTTGGTGCGTCATCTCGGTTTACAACGACGATGAATGGCAGCGCTTCGCCGCGCTGTTGGAAAAATCCGGCCTCAAGCGCGACGCCAAGTTCGCTACCCATCTCGACCGCGTGCGCCACAAAGACGAACTCGACAAATGGGTCACGAGCTGGACGCTGAAGCATGATCCCTACGAAATCATGGAGCTGGTCCAAGGCGTCGATGTCTGCGCCGCCGTGGTGCAAGACGTCGAAGATCAATTCAAAAACGACAAGCAGTACGCCGCCACCGGCTTTCTAGTGAACATGACCGAACCGGAGGCCGGCGACGTGGTCACCGAAAATGTTCCCATGCGCATGTCGCTCACGCCAGGCCGAGTACGCGGCGTCGCACCGCTGATGGGCGAACACACCCACGAGATCGCGCGCAACTTGCTCGGTCTTAGCGACGATGAGATTAAGAAATTGGATGATGAGAAGGTACTTTATTAA
- a CDS encoding extracellular solute-binding protein has product MSKLVVLLALSISIPSLAAAQTMPQIVEGAKAEKELLTYATTQAPVMNRLAQGFNRKYPFIKVEYYRAGAEKIAQRFDTEYTAGRHVVDVVNLSGSEMYWTAKKNNFAVYDSPERKFIRPSYKDKQGVWTAQYSTIAVIGYNRKLVAAADVPKSYDDLLLPRWKGHIGLDQTDDDWYMVLAHVMGEKRASEFIRALAKQNVEFRRGRQLAAELLAAGEWALAPTMRIAAGEEIRKKGAPVDWVAMEPLFPNPPNALALARRAPHANAGKLWIDYILSKEVQDYYANEVGVSVGRTDVTLANERLRKLRYGEIDWPQYLEKLPHYQDEWRKVMKPY; this is encoded by the coding sequence ATGAGCAAACTCGTTGTGCTGTTGGCGTTGTCGATTTCAATTCCATCGTTGGCCGCGGCTCAGACGATGCCCCAGATCGTCGAAGGCGCGAAAGCGGAAAAGGAGTTGCTGACCTACGCGACCACCCAGGCGCCGGTGATGAATCGCTTGGCGCAAGGATTTAACAGGAAATATCCGTTCATCAAAGTCGAATACTACCGCGCCGGCGCGGAAAAGATCGCTCAACGTTTTGACACCGAATACACTGCCGGGCGTCATGTCGTCGACGTCGTCAACTTGAGCGGCTCGGAGATGTATTGGACCGCCAAGAAAAATAATTTTGCCGTCTACGATTCGCCGGAAAGAAAGTTCATTCGCCCGAGCTACAAAGACAAGCAAGGCGTGTGGACGGCGCAGTACTCGACCATCGCGGTGATCGGATACAACCGCAAGCTGGTGGCGGCGGCCGACGTGCCGAAGAGTTACGACGATCTGCTCCTGCCCCGATGGAAAGGCCACATCGGTTTAGATCAGACCGATGACGATTGGTACATGGTGCTGGCCCATGTGATGGGCGAAAAGCGGGCGTCGGAATTCATCCGCGCGCTGGCCAAGCAAAATGTCGAGTTCCGCCGCGGCCGCCAGCTGGCGGCGGAATTGTTGGCTGCCGGCGAATGGGCGCTGGCGCCGACTATGCGCATCGCCGCCGGCGAGGAGATTCGCAAGAAAGGCGCGCCGGTGGATTGGGTCGCCATGGAGCCGCTGTTTCCCAATCCGCCCAACGCTCTAGCGCTAGCGCGCCGCGCGCCCCATGCCAACGCCGGCAAGTTGTGGATCGATTATATTCTTTCCAAAGAAGTGCAAGATTATTACGCCAACGAGGTCGGCGTCAGCGTCGGCCGCACCGATGTCACGCTGGCCAACGAGCGCTTGCGCAAACTGCGCTATGGCGAGATCGATTGGCCGCAGTATTTAGAAAAGTTGCCACACTACCAAGATGAGTGGCGCAAAGTCATGAAGCCTTATTGA
- a CDS encoding VOC family protein: MGQIKIEGVTHWSIPVNNLDESEKFYGDLLGLKHLGRLGTSGMSCFNVGDHNILLCTRSDGVDKNFVEERNVHHSFTVAPETINQACKIFKEQNVKIDELYYRKGGYFPGRELYFFDPSGNRLELRDPTWKAGMPEPSYEQVAKG; encoded by the coding sequence ATGGGACAAATCAAAATCGAAGGCGTGACTCATTGGTCGATTCCAGTCAACAATCTGGACGAGTCGGAGAAGTTTTATGGCGATCTGCTGGGCTTGAAGCATCTTGGGCGGCTCGGTACTTCCGGCATGTCTTGCTTCAATGTCGGCGATCACAATATCTTGCTGTGCACGCGTTCGGACGGCGTTGACAAGAACTTCGTCGAGGAGCGCAACGTGCACCATTCTTTTACAGTGGCGCCGGAGACGATCAACCAGGCCTGCAAGATTTTTAAGGAACAGAACGTTAAGATTGACGAGCTTTACTATCGTAAGGGCGGCTATTTCCCCGGACGAGAGCTTTACTTCTTCGATCCCAGCGGCAATCGCTTGGAGCTGCGCGATCCGACGTGGAAAGCTGGGATGCCCGAGCCGAGCTACGAGCAGGTCGCAAAAGGATAG
- a CDS encoding GxxExxY protein produces MKFDELSNKVLGCAIEVHKELGPGLLESTYEQCLAYELNRAHVPFRLQVGFPVEYKNTRLDCGYRIDLLVDDQLIVELKSVEQLLKIHEAQILTYMRLAKVRVGLLINFNVPLLKKGIKRFLL; encoded by the coding sequence GTGAAATTCGATGAACTATCGAATAAAGTCCTTGGCTGTGCAATCGAGGTGCACAAAGAACTAGGGCCTGGATTGCTCGAATCGACTTATGAGCAGTGCTTAGCCTATGAATTGAATCGAGCCCATGTTCCGTTCCGACTCCAAGTGGGATTTCCAGTTGAGTATAAAAACACCAGGCTTGATTGTGGATACCGGATTGACCTACTGGTCGACGATCAACTTATTGTTGAGTTGAAAAGCGTAGAACAGTTACTCAAAATTCATGAGGCGCAAATTTTAACTTATATGAGACTTGCGAAGGTAAGAGTGGGACTGTTGATCAACTTCAACGTGCCGTTATTGAAAAAGGGAATTAAGCGATTTCTTCTATAG
- a CDS encoding ABC transporter substrate-binding protein: MKTKLAISLLAAFALLGRAEVGIGADKLRVAYVSPSLSQSMPFIAKELGLLNKYDLTAEILLIPGSPRLVQTLMSGDVDVVFAGVTALTRARVRGADVAILGASANVSGQKLMVSRTSKIRRLEDVKGATIGVSQYGSEADTFARNALMKVGLRPDKDVQLLQLGGHPQVAAALSAGKLEAAILGGLALLTAERAGARYITSAADLKILSPSGTFATLRSQIQRRRSVVERLMRSFVESIHYLKTNRTGSVALMQKYMGGLNAEEAGYLYDESIELMERLPGPNEKALAAVLEREPDPKVKSFAIADFVDGSFFRDIEKSGLIEQLYRK; this comes from the coding sequence ATGAAAACTAAACTCGCAATTTCACTGCTCGCTGCCTTCGCTCTTCTGGGTCGCGCTGAAGTCGGCATCGGCGCCGACAAATTGCGCGTGGCGTATGTCAGTCCAAGCCTGTCGCAATCGATGCCGTTTATCGCTAAGGAATTGGGCTTGCTCAACAAGTACGATTTGACAGCCGAGATTTTGCTGATTCCCGGCAGTCCGCGCCTGGTGCAAACCTTGATGTCTGGCGATGTCGACGTTGTGTTCGCCGGCGTCACCGCGCTGACGCGCGCGCGGGTGCGCGGCGCGGACGTGGCGATACTCGGCGCTAGCGCCAATGTCTCGGGACAAAAGCTGATGGTCAGCCGCACTTCGAAAATCCGCCGGCTGGAAGACGTCAAAGGCGCGACCATCGGTGTGTCACAATACGGTTCGGAAGCCGACACCTTTGCGCGCAACGCTTTGATGAAGGTCGGTCTGCGGCCAGACAAAGACGTGCAACTGTTGCAGCTCGGCGGTCACCCACAAGTCGCCGCGGCGTTGTCCGCGGGCAAGTTAGAAGCGGCTATTCTCGGCGGCCTGGCGCTGCTCACCGCCGAGCGCGCCGGCGCGCGCTACATCACCAGCGCCGCCGATCTAAAAATTCTCTCGCCCTCCGGCACCTTCGCGACGCTACGCAGCCAGATTCAACGCCGGCGTAGCGTGGTCGAGCGGCTCATGCGCTCGTTTGTCGAATCGATTCACTATCTCAAAACCAATCGCACTGGGTCGGTGGCGTTGATGCAGAAATATATGGGCGGCTTGAACGCCGAGGAAGCCGGTTATCTTTACGACGAGTCGATCGAATTGATGGAACGGCTGCCCGGACCCAACGAAAAAGCGCTCGCCGCCGTGCTCGAACGCGAACCCGATCCCAAGGTGAAGAGTTTCGCCATTGCGGATTTCGTCGACGGGAGTTTTTTTCGGGACATCGAGAAGAGCGGTTTGATCGAGCAACTGTATAGGAAGTAA